The window AAAGACCGGTTGTACCAAAGTCCGGACCTTTGTATGTGAAGAGCACAACGCTCTCATGATTCACATAACAAAGGAGATACAATCATGTTTGGAAGAAAAACACGCTGGTTCATTCCGGTTATTCCCGTCGTTTTAGGTAGCATGATGGCCGTTGGCTGTCATCACCGTCCATCCACCCCGGAAGAACGTGCCGACTGGATCACCGATAAAATCTCGGATGAGCTCGATCTGACGAAGGATCAGGAAGTGAAAGTGAAGGCCATTGTCCTGAACGTGCAGTCACAGGTGCCCGATCTGAAAAAGGCGCGCATGGATGCCTGGTCCGAATTGTACAGCCAGGTTCAGGCCGATAAAGTGGATGCCACCCGTCTGACCGACAACCTGAATGCCCGCCGCGATGAGATGAGCAAGGCCATTCCGGCCATCAGTCAGGGATTTGCCGATTTGTATGCCATTCTCACACCAGAGCAGCGTGCAGACCTGAAAAAATCCATGGAAAAAATCAACCGCCGGCTGACCGACTAAGCCAGATGACAGACTGGTTTCCGGATCGCCCGGTGACCGGTCTGTCGTTTTTTGCAAACGGTTTTGGAAGTATCTTGCCACCACGATGAAAACCATTCTGATCATTGATGACGATGCCAAACTGAACCAGTTGCTGACCGGTTACCTCACCGGATTCGGCTTCTCGGTTGAGTCGGCCACCGATCCGGCAGACGGATTGAAACAACTGGTCCGGATCCAGCCGGATCTGGTCATTCTGGATGTGATGCTGCCGGGCATGGATGGATTCGAGGTGTGCAAAACCATCCGGAAAACCTCTGCGGTTCCGGTCATCATGCTGACGGCCCGCGGGGATGTGACCGACCGGATTGTAGGACTCGAAATCGGGGCCGATGATTACCTTCCCAAACCATTTGAACCCCGTGAACTGGTGGCCCGCATTCAAACGGTGCTACGCAGACAAACCCCCGCCGCCAATGGGTCCGACCTGCTTCAGTCCGGCTCGCTCACCGTCGATGTCGGGCGCCGTGAAGCCCGGTTGAATGACCAGCTTCTCGATCTGACCACCGCCGAACTGGACCTGCTCATTCTGCTGATGAAGCAACCCGGAAAAGTGTTCAGCCGGGACGATCTGCTCGAGAACCTCCGCGGATTTGAATGGGATGCCACCAACCGCACCATGGATATTCTCGTCAGTCGGCTGAGAACCAAGCTGGAGGACGATCCGAAATCGCCCACCTGGATCCGGACGGTCTGGGGAACAGGGTATCAGTTTCTGCCGGCCCGATCCGCATGAGAACGGCTCATCGCCCCTTTCACTCACCGCTGAACCGCATTCAGCGATCGGTTTTCATGAAACTCACGCTGATTTTGCTGGTGGCGGCTGCGCTGGTCCTGTTCATTCTGGTGGGGTTCTTCCGGGCCTTGTGGGTGGAATCCACTGAACCTCCCTGGAAAAGTCATGCACTCGCCTACGTGGGTTATGTGGTGCGTGACATTGGGTCGCCACCCGACAGCCTGAAAATCAGACAGTTGAGCCGTGATCTGAAGATGGAAATTCTGGTGGTGTCGACAGACGCTGCTGGCTCGTTTCAGTCTGGTGCCTTCCCGGTGGAGGCCCTGGCCGATGAACCCGACTGGCAGCGTCAGTCCGGGGCACTCCGTTACGGCGAGTGGAATCGTGAATTCCTGATTGGCTATCAGCTTGGCGCGTATCAGTACTGGTTTGCCCCCGTCGATCAGAAACTGTTCAAACCCGATTGGGTGCGGTTGTTCCTGCTGCTGCTGGCCTTGTTGGCGGTTCTGGCTGGTATTTTCATCGCCATCCGGCGGATTTTAAGACCGGTCTCCGTTCTGGTGGATGGAATCAGGAAAATCAGTGCGGGCAATCTGGATGTGAGCTTCCGGTCACGTTCCGACGAATTTGGCGTGATCAGCCAGACTCTGACCGATCTGACGACCGCCGTAAAGGAACGGCTGAAGGCCCGCGATCAGTTATTGCTCGATGTCAGTCATGAACTGCGCTCGCCGCTGACCCGGATGAAGGTGGCGCTTGAACTTCCTGACCGGTCAGCCCTGGTGTCTTCGGTATCTGCCGACATCCGGGAACTGGAAGGGATGATTACTGAGATTCTGGAAACCGAACGGCTCCGCAGTCCGCATGGCGGATTGAGAAAACAGTCGCTGAGGATGGATCATCTGCTGTCGGCCCTGGCTCTGGAGGCGGGTCCGCGGGTTCGCTTTGAGCAGGTGGAATCAGACCGGGATCCGGTACTTCAGGCGGATGAGGAGCGGTTGAGACAGGTATTCCGGAACCTGGTGGAAAACGGTCTGAAATATGGCAGGAGTGATGTGGTGATCCGTCTGACCGGACAAGCAGATGGCTGGATGGTCACCATTACCGATGATGGGGAAGGAATCCGGCCGGAGGACCTGCCCTATGTGTTTGAACCTTTCTACCGGGCCGATAAAAGCCGCACCCGATCCACGGGCGGATTCGGGTTGGGGTTGTCATTGTGCCAGACCATTGTGACCGCTCATGGTGGCACGATCCGGGTGGAATCGGAACCGGGAAGCACCACGTTTTCGGTCTGGTTGCCGGTGGCGTGATCAGCCGGTGAACCGGCTCCCGAGTTCATTGGCCTGTCTTTCGGGGAATCCGTCGTAATAGCCCGTCCAGTACTGACCGGTGCGGTTATAAACCCACCGGCCGTAGAGATTCCGCACGGAAGAAGGAATACCGACGATGAGCAGATAGAACGGGCCCAGCCAGCGTGACTGAACCGAGTGTCCCCATTCATGCTGCCGGTTGGTGACCCGGTTGGGAATGCCCATGTAGCGGTCATCCTGCCAGAAAATAAACGATCCCAGCGAGACGGAAAATCCGGTTACCTTAAGCAGCAGCCGGTTGCCCGACCGGACTACCGATTCCTGTTTCGGGCGTGTGACCAGCCACAGGATGAGGCCGGCCAGGTTCTGAGGCAATTCCCATATCACAAAAAAAAGCGTACTCATGAGGCGTTCCCGGAGTGGGTCCGGTCGGTCAGATTGTAGACAAGAATGCCGGAAATGGCAATGGCACCGCCGGCATAGACATACAGATCGAGCGTTTCTCCGCCGAGAAAGTATCCCACAAACACGGCCACGACTGGTGTGATGAAGGCCGACAGGGACAACGTGACCGCCTGAACCCGAGACAGCAGCCACCAGTAAATGGTAAAGACGAGCACACTTCCCACCACCGTCAGATACAGGGTGGAGATCAGTCCGGATGCAGAAAAATGCACAGTGGTCCAGGATTCGGTCAGCAGACTCCAGATAAGAAGCAATCCGCCGCCGATGGCCATGGAGAGAAAATTCAGCATGATGGGAGAGATCCGGGTGGCCCACTGCCTGATCGTGATGAGGTTAACGGCCTGAATCAGCGAGCTGAGCAGAATGAGCGACATGCCGCCCAGATAGGTCCAGTCGAAACCGGTGAGTTTCCGGCCGAAAATCAGAACAATGCCCGCGAACCCCAGAATGAGCGCAAGAACCTTCGAAGGCGTCATCCGGGTTTCCTTCAGAATGAGCGCATTGCCGATGGCGACCCAGAATGGATAGGTGGTGAACAGGATGCTGGCCAGTGCGCTGGGAATGTACTGCTGCCCAAGGTAAACCACACCGTAGGCCAGACCAAATCCGAGAACGCCCAGCGACCAGACGGCCTTCCATTCGGAGCGGGAAGTGGGAAAGGGAGTCTTTCTGACGAGCAGAATGCCAGCAAAGATCACCGAGGCAAGCAGGAACCGGATGGCGCTTCCCAACAGGGGAGGAAAGGCATCATAGCCCCACTTGATGGCCAGCCAGGTGGATCCCCAGATCAGACAGATGGCAACAAAGCCCAAAGGAATGAGAAGACGGTCTGTTTTCATGAAAAGGCATAAAGGTACGGTTACCGGCCACCACTGTAAACGATCGGGTTTCATTTCCTTTTACCGGGACCGTCTGCTATCTTTTCGGCATTGGGAGGAACCATCATGCTGGTACATGAAATTCATGCGTTTACCGCTCCGGGCTTTCTGGGAAATCCGGCCGGAGTGAGTCTGATTCCGCCAGGACTTCCCGACCGGGATCTGCAATCGGTCGCCCATCAGATGGGTCTGTCAGAGACGGCTTTTCTCATTCCGGAAGGACCGAACCGGTTTCACTTAAGATGGTTCACGCCGACTACCGAAGTGGCCTTGTGCGGTCATGCGACCCTTGCCTCGGCTCACTTGTTGTGGGAGTCGGGGAACGCCTCGCGGCAGGAACCGATTGAATTTATGACATTGAGCGGATTGCTGGTCACCCGTCCGGAAGGGCCGGTGATTCTGATGGATTTTCCTGCTAAGCCGCCCGTGTTCACGTCTCTGTTCGATGAGCTGATCTCAGGTCTCGGGATAAAGCCCGTTTTCACCGGCCGCAGTGTGTTTGATCTGATGGTGGTGGTGAGAACGGAAGAGGAAGTGCGCCGGTTTGTTCCCGATCTGGAAGCCATCCGGCAGTCGGGAGTGAGAGGATTGATTCTGACCGCTCCATCCGGTTCGGCCGATTACGATTTTGTCAGCCGGTTTTTTGCTCCGGCGGCCGGTGTGGATGAAGATCCGGTTACCGGCAGTGCCCATTGCACGCTGGGTCCGTACTGGATGACGCTTCTGGCGAAAAATCCGGTGACGGGTTTGCAGGTATCCGGGCGTGGCGGGGTGGTGAAAGTCCGCATTCACGGTGACCGGGTCGATCTGATCGGGTCGGCGGTTACTGCCGGTCAGCGGGACATCGAACCAAAAGCCGTTTAATCAGAGTAAACCGGATCAACCATGCATGAATTGTCGCTGGCTCAGGATATCGCCCAACTGGTTCTGGACCACATTCCGGCCGGTTCGGCTGCGGGGGTGAGGGAAATCAGACTGACGGTGAATGAACACGGAAATATTCTGGTTCCCTCGCTGGAGTTTTGCTTCGAGGCCATCCGCGGGGAATATGGACTGATCAACAGCCGGTTGGTTATCCGGATGGAGCCGGTTCAGGTAACCTGTGTGCGGTGCGGGGCGGTTTCCCGGGTCAGAATCGTTTATGAATGCACGGCCTGCGGCAGTCAGGAGGTGCAGGCTGGTCAGGCAGACGATTTACGGGTGACCGATATTCTGCTGGATGACTGATCAGACCTCGCCGGTCCAGTTCTGGTCGTGGGTTTTGAATGCCTGCCGGATTTGAGAAACCACTTCATTGGGAAGCGGACCTTTTTCGATGGCAGCCAGGTTGGCCATCAGATTGACCGGATTGGTGGTTCCGGCGATGCAGGAAGAAATTCCCGTGTGGAAAGCCGTGAACCGCAAAGCGGTTTCGGTCCACTGTGAGCCAAAATCCAGCCCCATGGCCTTCATCCGCAGCCAGTAGGTTTCTGCGTAGGCACCAACCGGTTGGTCGGTGTATTTCCACGGAATGTTTCCGAGCGGTCGTTTCGCGATATAGCCCTTTCCGTTTTTTACGGCACCGGGAATCACCTCATCAATCACCCGCTGATCGAACACATTCACCGAGGATTGCAATCCGCCCAGAACCGCGGATTCAGCTGCAAACCGCAGAGCCTCGTTTTCTCCCGAGTAAGCGGCCACTCTGATTTTTCCCTGCTGACGGGCCTGATCGAGGGCATGAAGCACCTCGCCGCGCTGCAGCACCTCAATGGGGCAGGAATGCAGATGAACAATGTCGATGTAATCGGTTCGCATAAGCGCCATGGCCTCATGAATGCCGGCCAGAATGATGTCGTACGACCAGTCGGCCAGACCATGGATTCCATATCCGACCTTGGTGGAAAGGATGAGATCCTTGCGGCGCCAGCTCAGGTGCCGCCCGATCCGCCGTTCGGACTCTCCATAGCCGCGGGCGGTATCGAAAAGAGTAATTCCTGCATCGGCGGCCTGGTTCACGATGGAACCGACATGGTCTTCACTGAGTGAGCCATCGCCGATTTCACCTGCACCAAAGCCGAGAACCGAAACGGTAAAGCCTGCTGATCCGAACAAATTGTATATCATGTTTTACTCGATAATGGCCATTTTACCAATGGCGCTGGTTCCTTTTCCCGTGTCACGGATGGCGACCAGGTAAAAACCCGATCCGAGAGGCCTGCCCTGATCATCCAACCCGTCCCAACGGATGGTTCCCGAGCCGGCTGAAGGGATCCGTCTGAAAACGGTGCCATCGAGACCAAGGATCATCACATCGGAGTTGGCGCTGGCTCCGCTGATCCAGACCGAGGAATGTTTTCCGCGGATAAACGGATTCGGATAAATGGTGGGTCCGGTCGGTTTGTCTTCAGGCTGAAGAACGCCCGTTGACAGCACCGAGAGGCCGCGGTCGGTTAAACAGATCATTTCCCCGGTGGATCCGCGATAAAACAAACGGGAAATGCTGTTGCTCAGCAGCGGACTGTTGCCGGTATGATACATGGCCTCGACCTGATCGCCATCGGGTGACAGGACGGTCAGACCACCAACCAGGCTCAGCCATTTCCGGCCGGAAGCATCGATGGCCACAGCCCGGACGGACTGACCCTGAACTGCATAAACCGGCTGAGAATCGATGGGACCGCTCTGGCTGGTGAGGTAGTTTGCCCCGTACAACACAGAGAGACCGCCGGGAGTGGCAATCCAGGCCGATCCGTTGCCATCGAAAGCAATGTCATTGATGATGGTGGATGGAAGTGACCCGGACCCTGACCGGGTGGTAAGCAATTTCCATTGATCATCCGAGGTTTTCGCCGGTGTCCCCTTCGGATCCAGAACGTACAGTCCGACCGAGGGTTGACTCTGAGCATCCCAGACTTCGAACCAATGGAGTCCGGAAGGATCGACCCAGTGTTTCGAAAAGTCATAGGCCGGATTTCCCGGATACCGGAGAGAGGTGACGGCAGACCAGTCCTGACCAGCCGGTTTGACTTTCAGGGGATACTGATCGGCGGTAAATGCGTTCAACATCCAGAGATTTCCGGCTGCATCACGGTTGATATCGAGCACCACCACGTAATTGGGGTCGCCCGCAATACCAGACAATCCGGAATTCTGACTGCCGTACACCCCGACCGAATCACGTGACCACACACTGATGACTCCGCTTCCCCAGGTTCCGATGAGGACCCGGTTGCCATCGGTTTCCATGCCGAGGTACCCGGCATTTCCCCTGATGGCGGGAAAAGTCGCCTGATCGACGGTAAAGAATCCCGATCCATCATTGAGCGTGATACTGGTTCCAAATTTTCCTGCAGACCCGCCAAACCACCCTCCATCATCAACCAGATCATGAAAGGAGTTGAATCCGATCCCGTTCAGATAAAGCGGGGTAAGTCCGGAACCGGTTACGGAAAAGAGCCCGGTGCTGGCTCTGAACAGGTAAAGGGAATCCCGCTGAGAGATCAGGAATTCACCGTTCGAAAAGGCGTGATGGGTTACGATGGACCGATCGGGCAGAAGACGGGTCAGTCCGGCCGAATTGAGAATGACCAGAGATCCGTCTGGTAAACGGGCTGCATCACGACCGGTTTTCCCTGCCAGCCGGGTATCGGTTGCCCACGACGGAATGGAATGCACACCCGATCTGATGATACCGGTTCCCTGCGGTGAAAGGGCAACCAGCAGGGTATCCCAACTCATCAACCGGACCACATCCTGGTTATTCAGCTGAGAAACCGCGGTCCATGAGTCGGGGTTTTTAAGGTTCGGGTTGGTTTCGGGGGTAAAGAACAATCCCTGCGAGGTGGCTACCCACAGCAGTCCGTTGCGACGCAGAAAATCACGGCCTTCAAAAGAGCTGATCAGACGGATCCGGGACACATCAATGATGAAGAGCCGGGTGGTGAGCCGGTAGGTGACGAATCCAAATCCGGTACCGATGTAGAGCATGTCTCCGTCGATGACCAGCCGCGTGATCTGCTTCTTTTCATACACGGTGGACATTCTGATGTCTGAGACCACGCGTTTTGCGCCGGATTGCGGGGAAAAGAACAGCAGATCGCCATTCTGGAATCCGGCAATCACTTCCTGACGAAGCGAATCCCAGGCGAGAGCAGTGATGCCGGTGCTGTTGAGACCTTCTGTTCCGCTCAGGAACGAAATCTGTCCGGGATCCCCGTTTTTTAAAATCACCAATCCGGCTTCGGTTCCCAGAATCAGGTCCGGACCGGCCATGACCCCTGAGGTGGCAGCATAGGGAGAAAAGGTATTTGACCAGGTACCAAATTGTGCGAAGAGAGGCAGGGCAGGAAAAAGCCCCGAAAGGGCCAACAGAAGAAAGCGATTCATTTACGTTCCAGTTTACTGAAGGAATCGGCCATTTCCATGGCTGTCAATGCCGACTCTCCCCCTTTGTTCATGCGTTTGCGGTCGGCCCGTTCCCAGGCCTGTTCGTCATTGTTGGTGGTCAGTACCCCAAAAATGACCGGGATACCGGTTTCGATAGCCACCTGCATGATTCCGGACGCACAGGAACCAGCCACAAAATCGAAATGAGGGGTGTCGCCCTTCACCACGGCTCCGAGACAGATCACCGCATCGACCTCCGTTTCATCAATCACTTTAAAGGCCAGCATGGGAATTTCAAAGGCCCCGGGACATCGGTGGATGGTGACCGAATCGGGTGTGACCCCATGGGCGGCCAGGGTTTCCGTGGCCCCGGCAATTAACTCTTCACAAAGGTCGTTGTTAAACCGTGAAGCGACGATTGCAAATTTTTTACCCTTGACCGATAAGGGGACCGGCTGCAGTTTGAAAGTAGACATCAGTTTTCCAGAGCATTTAGGAGATTTCTCAAATCCTGACCTTCCAGATAGTACCGTCCGATGGCCCGGTCTTCCGATTTTTCAATGCCATGAAAATCGGCGCCACCCGAAATAATCAGACGATTCTTCTGGGCATAATCGCGCCAGATTTTGGCGTATTTCAGTTTGTTCATGGGATGGATCACCTCGATTCCATCCAATCCGGTTTCCACCAGTTCATTGACGTCATCGGGGGAAAAATGGTCGGTCGGGTGCGCCAGAATGGCCTTTCCGCCCAGCGAGTGAATCAGGGCAATCACCCGCTCGGAAGACCATTGGTGCTTTCGGATGTAAAGAGGTTTTCCGGGACTCAGATACTGCCGGAAACCATCCTGAACCGTGCGGACCAGGCCGTGTTTGATAAGGATGGCGGCAATGTGAGGTCTTCCGATACTGGGGTTGGTGTACAGTTCACCCAGGGTGTCAAGATCGGGATGTACGCCGAGTTCATGCATTTTCTTCACGATGGATTCGGCGCGGGTTTTCCGGCCCGACAGGATTTCATGCTCATAGGCACGCAGGTCCGGACTGGCGGTGTCGATATTCAGACCGATGATGTGGCATTCGGGAAAGGACCGGAACTGTGTGGAAAACTCCAGTCCCGTGATGAGGTTGATTCCCAGTTCGGGAGCAAGAACTTTTAACTCACCATACGCACCGGCATTGTCATGGTCGGTGACGGAGAGATGCGTGAATTTTTTCTGCTTATATTTTAAAAGAAGCTGTTCCGGGGTTAACCGGCCGTCGGAATGGATGGTATGGTTGTGAAAACTTCCACGGATCATCCGAAAAGCTCACGGAACCGGTTGTAGTCCAGAATGACAATCTTGTTGCCATCCCGGCTGATATGTCCTTCTTCGGTGAACATGTGAAGCACACGGGAAATGGTTTCGCGCGAGGTTCCTGCCATGTTGGCCAGATCCTGCTGAAGGGGGACATTCTGTAATTCGACCCGTCCCTGATGCATGATGCCGATATCATCGGCCAGCCGGAGCAGTGTATTTCCCACACGGCCGGTGGCATCGCCCAGTGAGAGCGATTTAATCTGACTATCCGATTTCCGCAGACGGACGGCCAGTTCGCGCAGAAGGGCGATGGGAACATCGGAATATTTATACAAGACATCCATGAAATCACGGCCATCCATCACGGCCAGTTCGGAATCATTGATGCAGACGGCGTTGGCAGATCGGGCGAATCCGTCAATGACGGCCATCTCTCCAAAGAAATCATAATCGCCAAGAATGGACAGAATCACCTCGCGGCCATCTTCGCTCAGCCGGGAGATCTTTACCTTTCCATTGACGATAAAAAAGACATTCGTGGCTTCCTCTTCCTCTATCAGCAGAATACTTTCCTTTTTGTACTGCTTGACCGTGACCATTGGTAGAATTCCACGCAGGTCCTCGTCCTTCAGATCGGAGAAAATCGAAAAATTCCGCAGCTGATCGATGGTTAACATGGGTTGCCCGTTTTTAAGTGTATAAGAATATACGGACTGAACATATATATTTCAATGGATTCCGGTTTAATCGGCAGGTGATTTACCATTTTCCGATGCAGAGACGACCATCCAGATCAGTGAGAGTTGCAGGGCCACCAGAGCACCGGCAGACAGCTGATCATACCGTCGGGTTCGGTCCAGTGAACGGTCCGACAGGGTTTGCCGGTAAGTCGCATAGTGGTCGTTGGCCACTTCTTTCAGAAGAACGGCAGTCAGCCCCGAAAGAACGGCCGATCCGGCCGCCACCCAGAAGGTCCGGGTTTCTGGTGTGAAACGGGGGTCGGTGGCCGTTCGCTCCACAACCAGCGAATCGGCAGACTGAGGCTGAAAACCGGTGGAATCGGGCAATCCCTGCAGAAACAGGGTAAGAAACAGCGTGATCATGGTGCTTCCTTTAACACAATCCATTCCTGGCTGGACAGTTGTACCACCCGGTACCGGCCGGCAGGAATAACCGGCGACACCGGGCGTCCGGGTAACTGAACCTTGTGGCGTGAACCCGGTTTCTGGTCATCGGTAACGATCAGAAACGGTCCGGTTCCGGAAAGGATCAGACCGGTGGTTGTAACCGTAACGGGCTCCACCGAAGGGTCGGTGCCGGCGATCCGCGTCAGTTCCCAGGTATGGAGATTCAGCCGGATAATGGCACCCGATGGATTAATACCCGTCAGATAAGAACCCGAACGGATGAGACGGCCGGAGGGCAGGGCGGCGTGACCGGGCGATTTCACCGGCTTTGCTGACCCGACGACAATTCCGATCCGGTTCCCGGGACCAGAATAGACAAGGGTATCACCCGACTGCCACAAAACCTGTTCAATGGTATCCGGCAGCTGAGTGGTCAGAACCGACCGGCCGGTTTCACGGTTGATCCGGCAAACCTTTCCGAGCCGGGTAATTGCTGTCAGAGCGGTGCTGTCGGGAAGTCCGGCCCAGACCCACCGGTCGGGAGGGGAAATCCAGGTTCTCCACAAGGTTTTCAAGGTTTGTTTGTCAATGGCCGTTAACCGCTGATCGTCACTGAACAGCACGATCATTTTTGTATCCTGACAGGCTGGCGAGACCGGCACGGGCAACTCCGCTTTTCCCGTGATGCGGCCGGTTCTGAGATCGACCGAGGCTACCCACCCGGTACCGTTTTTGGCGCCGGCACCCCACCAGACCGGGCCATCCATCAACCCGGGATGGTCCATCGATCCGGGTAATCTTAACTCACTGCCAAAGGACAGGTCGCTGGTATCAAGAACAACCAGTCGTCCCCGGGTGGTGGGAATCAGCCATCCGCCGGGAATCATCCAGGGTGAACCGGCCAGATAACCGGTGGTGGATCCGATCGGGTCGGGAATGGTGTCAGAGTCCATTCCGGTCCGATCCGCTCCGTTGAACGGAACCGGTTCGTACCCGTTGGTCCAGTTTACCTGCAGGGTCGAGCAGCCGGTCAGCATCAGACCGAGAAAAAGCAGAGTCGTTTTCAAAAATCCCATCCGAAGAAAAACTGATGAAACCACGAACCGGAAAGGTTGGCGGGATCGCCTGACCAGGTTTTCCCGGTATCGTACCGGAGGGTAAGCGCTCCGCCAAGCCCCAGGCGGATTCCCCCACCGAAACTGCCGATGGTGCCGGGATACGTGTCGTCCCAGGCATTGCCCGCATCGGCAAACAAGGCCCCGCGGAACCACGGAAGATTGATGTCGGCCATGGGTAAGCGAAGGCCCAGATTATCGAGCAGCGGAAACCGGAGTTCCTGATTGGTCTGCCAGAGTTTCCGGCCGCGGATGCTGTAATTCGGGTAACCGCGGATATCCCACGATCCGATCATGAAATACCGCCGGGCCTCCTGTCCGTCATTCATGCGGAACTGTAACCGGCTGGACCAGTTGCTCCGGTCGCTCAGCCTGAGGTAATAACGGTGATCGGCCAGAATGGAGTAATAATTCACCCGGTTGTACCTGAAATCGGTGGTGTAACCCAGCGACAGTCCGTACCGGTAGCCATCAAGGGGACCGGTGTAGGCCCATAATGAATTGTCATAGACATAGCCGATGGAATTGGATATGAGCCAGGCTTCGCGTTGGGTCTGCCCGGATTCAAGATAGAGTCCGCCTCCGAACAGCGTCGGGTAGCCGATGCTTTCCTTCCGCGACCAGGCAAGGGTCACCGAGCTTTCCACCCGGTCGAAACGGGAAAGGGGCCAGGAAAAGGAATAAAACCCTCCGATGAGCCGCTCCCGGAAAAACACATCGGGGTCCTCCAGATCATACCGCCGACCCTGAAAATGAAAACCCCCGTAAGCCACATTTAACCGGCGGTCACGGGTAACCCGCGCCACCGATATGTTGATGTTTTCGAGCAGTTCACTCAGTGTTTCCGCGTTGTTGTACATCATCAGATAAAACCGGTCATCTCCCAGCATGTCACCGAAGGCAAGGGCCACTCCTCCCATGGTTCCAAGCAGGGGCTCTGTATAAATTGCTCCCTGTGCCACTTCTAGACTGTAGGTCTTTTCATAGGCCGCCACCGGACCTGACCGATCCACCTGAAGGGGAGTTGGTTTCCAGGTGTCT of the Bacteroidota bacterium genome contains:
- a CDS encoding PQQ-binding-like beta-propeller repeat protein; the protein is MKTTLLFLGLMLTGCSTLQVNWTNGYEPVPFNGADRTGMDSDTIPDPIGSTTGYLAGSPWMIPGGWLIPTTRGRLVVLDTSDLSFGSELRLPGSMDHPGLMDGPVWWGAGAKNGTGWVASVDLRTGRITGKAELPVPVSPACQDTKMIVLFSDDQRLTAIDKQTLKTLWRTWISPPDRWVWAGLPDSTALTAITRLGKVCRINRETGRSVLTTQLPDTIEQVLWQSGDTLVYSGPGNRIGIVVGSAKPVKSPGHAALPSGRLIRSGSYLTGINPSGAIIRLNLHTWELTRIAGTDPSVEPVTVTTTGLILSGTGPFLIVTDDQKPGSRHKVQLPGRPVSPVIPAGRYRVVQLSSQEWIVLKEAP